The following are from one region of the Stigmatella ashevillena genome:
- a CDS encoding response regulator, with protein sequence MVDDDPDILEALSEILEAEGFEIRRARNGEEALDRLEPDPPQLILLDLMMPVMDGWEFAQRMRKRPPAISSIPLIVLSADRNVGSKAVDIGAVGHLAKPFELNDLLDMVRHALEPASKAIASNLPRA encoded by the coding sequence GTGGTGGATGATGATCCGGACATCCTGGAGGCCCTCTCGGAGATTCTCGAGGCCGAGGGGTTCGAGATCCGCCGGGCTCGCAACGGCGAGGAGGCATTGGATCGCCTGGAGCCCGACCCTCCGCAGCTCATCCTGCTGGACCTGATGATGCCGGTGATGGATGGGTGGGAGTTCGCCCAGCGCATGCGCAAGCGTCCGCCTGCCATCTCCAGCATCCCGCTCATCGTGCTGAGCGCGGACCGGAATGTGGGCTCCAAGGCGGTGGACATCGGCGCGGTGGGACACCTGGCCAAGCCCTTCGAGCTCAATGATCTGCTCGACATGGTCCGCCACGCGCTCGAACCGGCCTCCAAAGCGATCGCCTCGAACCTTCCTCGTGCTTGA
- a CDS encoding acyl-CoA dehydrogenase family protein — protein MLTPFTAEHEAFRKSVRAWVEKELTPHALEWDREGIFPRELFKQAGELGFLGINHDPKYGGSGLDFWFVTAFCEELSRSQNAGVNMALLVQGQMATPIINEIGTDEQKREFLEPALKGEKIAALGVSEPSMGSDVASMKTTARIDGDDYVINGSKMWITNGTRADFITLGVRTGEAGYGGISLVTFPTDVKGFSVSKKLDKVGNLSSDTAILFFEDCRIPRRYVLGTENEGFYSIMTNFQGERLVGALTAVAGMDRMVEDALRYGTEREAFGKPLLKFQVWRHKFVEHLTAIEAARRLAYHAVSVFDQKENAVKEISMAKLFAGDLAQRVAYDCQQFFGGMGYIEETPIARAWRDIRLITIGGGTSEVMKEILSKIYGF, from the coding sequence ATGCTCACCCCCTTCACCGCGGAGCACGAGGCATTTCGCAAGTCGGTCCGTGCCTGGGTCGAGAAGGAGCTGACGCCGCACGCGCTGGAGTGGGATCGCGAGGGTATCTTCCCGCGCGAGCTCTTCAAACAGGCGGGCGAGCTGGGCTTCCTGGGCATCAACCATGATCCGAAGTACGGCGGCAGCGGGCTGGACTTCTGGTTCGTGACGGCGTTCTGCGAGGAGCTGTCGCGCAGCCAGAACGCGGGCGTGAACATGGCGCTCCTGGTGCAGGGCCAGATGGCCACGCCCATCATCAACGAGATCGGCACGGACGAGCAGAAGCGCGAGTTCCTGGAGCCCGCGCTCAAGGGCGAGAAGATCGCCGCGCTGGGCGTGAGCGAGCCGAGCATGGGCTCGGACGTGGCCAGCATGAAGACGACGGCGCGCATCGACGGGGACGACTACGTCATCAACGGCTCGAAGATGTGGATCACCAACGGCACCCGGGCGGACTTCATCACGCTGGGGGTGCGCACGGGCGAGGCCGGCTACGGCGGCATCTCCCTGGTGACATTCCCCACGGACGTGAAGGGCTTCTCGGTGTCCAAGAAGCTCGACAAGGTGGGCAACCTGTCCTCGGACACGGCCATCCTCTTCTTCGAGGACTGCCGCATCCCCCGGCGCTACGTGCTGGGCACGGAGAACGAGGGCTTCTACTCCATCATGACCAACTTCCAGGGCGAGCGGCTGGTGGGCGCGCTCACGGCGGTCGCGGGCATGGACAGGATGGTGGAGGACGCGCTGCGCTACGGCACCGAGCGGGAGGCCTTCGGCAAGCCGCTGCTCAAGTTCCAGGTGTGGCGCCACAAGTTCGTCGAGCACCTCACCGCCATCGAGGCGGCCCGGCGGCTGGCCTACCACGCGGTGTCGGTCTTCGATCAGAAGGAGAACGCGGTGAAGGAGATCTCCATGGCGAAGCTCTTCGCGGGAGATCTGGCGCAGCGCGTGGCCTACGACTGCCAGCAGTTCTTCGGCGGCATGGGCTACATCGAAGAGACGCCCATCGCCCGGGCGTGGCGGGACATCCGCCTCATCACCATCGGAGGAGGGACCTCCGAGGTGATGAAGGAGATCCTCTCGAAGATCTACGGCTTCTAA
- a CDS encoding sensor histidine kinase, whose protein sequence is MGQRDRGVEDRARQPPGLVLIPRQGAPRLLGRLLLEHLELEELPPFIESASDLMVAAGFRPRPGVAHGWEREGRSIGVTEEVLEDGSRWIATWPTERMDSEAANERVRYLSLASHDLRGALANIRSYAALLLNGRIALEPKVHRGMETILRNADRALSFSQDFFDASRADLNALAFEQEPQALEPLLASAVERQQPAARVAGVVLVLDGHPPLPPVNIDGGRIQHAVEAFVLYQLGRAQAGERILVRAVPGLSGIRIEVQREGKPLSEEEVELVFQREERAFREKKLEDALRIHLALQEVEVHGGRVGVETDTGSTTLFLSLPGTLFQELADPAGLHP, encoded by the coding sequence ATGGGTCAAAGGGACCGAGGAGTGGAGGATAGGGCGCGGCAGCCGCCGGGGCTCGTTCTGATTCCACGTCAAGGCGCCCCTCGGTTGCTGGGTCGGCTGCTGCTGGAGCACCTGGAGTTAGAAGAACTTCCGCCTTTCATCGAATCGGCGAGCGACTTGATGGTGGCGGCCGGTTTTCGGCCCCGTCCTGGGGTGGCGCACGGCTGGGAGCGGGAGGGCCGGAGCATTGGGGTGACCGAGGAGGTGCTGGAGGACGGGTCGCGGTGGATCGCCACCTGGCCCACCGAGCGGATGGACTCCGAGGCGGCGAACGAGCGGGTGCGCTACCTGTCCCTGGCCTCGCATGATTTGCGGGGAGCCCTGGCCAACATCCGCTCCTATGCGGCCCTGCTGCTCAACGGACGGATTGCCCTGGAACCCAAGGTGCACCGGGGGATGGAGACCATCCTGCGCAACGCGGACCGGGCCTTGTCCTTCTCCCAGGACTTCTTCGATGCCAGCCGGGCGGACCTGAACGCGCTCGCCTTCGAGCAAGAGCCTCAAGCGCTCGAACCCTTGCTTGCCAGCGCGGTCGAGCGGCAACAGCCGGCGGCCCGCGTGGCCGGAGTGGTGCTGGTGCTGGACGGCCACCCTCCCCTGCCCCCGGTGAACATCGACGGGGGGCGCATCCAGCACGCCGTGGAGGCCTTCGTGCTGTATCAACTGGGCCGCGCCCAGGCCGGGGAGCGCATCCTCGTGCGGGCCGTGCCCGGACTCTCGGGGATCCGCATCGAGGTGCAGCGCGAGGGAAAACCCCTGTCCGAGGAGGAGGTGGAGCTGGTCTTCCAGCGGGAGGAGCGGGCCTTCCGGGAGAAGAAGTTGGAAGACGCGCTGCGCATCCACCTGGCCCTCCAGGAAGTCGAGGTCCACGGGGGCCGCGTCGGGGTGGAGACCGACACGGGAAGCACCACGCTGTTCCTCTCCCTTCCGGGCACGCTTTTCCAGGAACTCGCCGACCCAGCGGGCTTGCATCCGTGA
- a CDS encoding SCP2 sterol-binding domain-containing protein, whose translation MTAGDIIEAQIPELLKAKPELGKDINAVIHFNISGEGGGTWTMDLTKDSDWVTKGINGESKMTITVSSDDFVKIREKKLNAQMAAMQGKLKFKPMDMGLAMKLAKLLG comes from the coding sequence ATGACGGCGGGCGATATTATCGAAGCGCAGATCCCAGAACTGCTGAAGGCGAAGCCTGAGCTGGGCAAGGACATCAACGCGGTCATCCACTTCAACATCAGTGGAGAGGGCGGCGGCACCTGGACGATGGACCTCACGAAGGACTCGGACTGGGTGACCAAGGGCATCAACGGTGAGTCGAAGATGACCATCACCGTGAGCAGCGATGACTTCGTGAAGATCCGCGAGAAGAAGCTCAACGCGCAGATGGCCGCCATGCAGGGCAAGCTCAAGTTCAAGCCCATGGACATGGGGCTGGCGATGAAGCTGGCCAAGCTGCTGGGGTAG
- a CDS encoding 2OG-Fe(II) oxygenase: MRPIYSGSSEIVREAADVRTSLSCFLLRGVFSRSECLRLIQEAERAGFQATGGDYPPSYRDNDRQVRDDGALADAVFARLRPFLPERLVDAEGEVWRLRGLNPRFRFCRYRGGQRFCIHRDGAYAPSPSVRSHLTCMLYLNDAGDFSGGATRYYAERSEDSELLGAVRPQAGTLIVFDHALWHDGEAVSSGTKYVLRTDVLYEREAASSVQEDLSTDVLTGHQGYVWSVLARRDGTLATASRDGTVRLWRLEEGRWNAEAVRTGHTASAVALAEDTQGRLWSASRDRTVRLWEGGTSRVVGRHEGAVLSLAPLEDGRMASGGADGAIRLWSAEGASPEVLRGHTGWVWALAPLPGGALASASEDGTMRLWQTAPAREASLPTPTGPPVRALAVLPGGGLVSGHSTGELTLWSLSLSPHPTLQALRSHRVHTGAVCALAPLRKGLLASGGEDDGIHLTHLPDFTALARLHHAGFVRGLAALPGGQLASASYDTTVRLWHIETPPLGTT, encoded by the coding sequence ATGCGACCAATTTACTCGGGTTCTTCGGAGATCGTCCGCGAGGCGGCGGACGTCCGGACGTCCCTGTCCTGCTTCCTGCTCCGGGGGGTGTTCTCCCGGAGCGAATGCCTGCGTCTCATCCAAGAGGCGGAGCGCGCGGGCTTCCAGGCCACCGGAGGGGACTACCCGCCCTCCTACCGGGACAATGACCGGCAGGTGCGCGACGACGGGGCGCTCGCGGATGCGGTCTTCGCGCGCCTCCGGCCGTTTCTGCCCGAGCGTCTGGTGGATGCCGAGGGAGAGGTCTGGCGCCTGAGAGGGCTCAACCCACGCTTTCGCTTCTGCCGCTACCGGGGAGGGCAGCGCTTCTGCATCCACCGGGATGGGGCCTACGCGCCCAGCCCATCGGTGCGCTCGCACCTGACCTGCATGCTCTACCTCAACGACGCCGGGGACTTTTCAGGCGGCGCCACCCGCTATTACGCCGAGCGCTCTGAGGACTCCGAGCTGCTGGGCGCGGTCCGGCCCCAAGCGGGCACGTTGATCGTCTTCGACCATGCGCTCTGGCACGATGGCGAAGCGGTCTCCTCGGGCACCAAGTACGTCCTGCGAACCGATGTCCTCTATGAGCGCGAGGCCGCCTCCAGCGTCCAGGAGGACCTCTCCACCGACGTCCTCACCGGACACCAGGGCTACGTCTGGAGCGTGCTGGCGCGCCGGGATGGCACCCTGGCCACGGCCTCCCGCGATGGCACCGTGCGGTTGTGGCGCCTCGAAGAAGGACGGTGGAACGCCGAGGCAGTCCGGACGGGCCACACCGCCTCGGCCGTCGCCCTGGCGGAGGACACCCAGGGCCGACTCTGGAGTGCCTCACGTGACCGGACGGTGCGCCTCTGGGAAGGCGGCACCTCCCGCGTCGTGGGGCGCCATGAGGGGGCGGTGTTGAGCCTTGCCCCGCTCGAAGACGGACGCATGGCCAGTGGCGGGGCGGACGGGGCCATCCGGCTGTGGTCCGCCGAGGGGGCTTCGCCTGAAGTCCTGCGCGGCCATACGGGCTGGGTCTGGGCCCTGGCGCCTCTGCCGGGAGGGGCGCTCGCTTCAGCCTCCGAAGATGGAACGATGCGCCTGTGGCAAACCGCCCCCGCGCGCGAAGCCTCTCTTCCCACGCCGACAGGCCCCCCGGTCCGCGCCCTTGCCGTGCTACCGGGGGGAGGCCTCGTCTCGGGCCATTCCACGGGCGAGCTGACCCTCTGGAGCCTCTCCCTCTCCCCCCACCCCACCCTCCAGGCCCTGCGCTCCCACCGCGTCCACACAGGCGCGGTGTGCGCCCTGGCCCCCTTGAGAAAAGGGCTCCTGGCCAGTGGCGGAGAAGACGACGGCATCCACCTGACCCACTTGCCAGACTTCACCGCCCTCGCCCGCCTCCACCACGCGGGCTTCGTCCGGGGACTGGCCGCGCTGCCGGGAGGCCAGCTCGCCAGCGCCTCCTACGACACCACCGTGCGGCTGTGGCACATCGAAACGCCGCCCCTCGGAACGACCTGA
- a CDS encoding ferritin-like domain-containing protein: protein MATVREHGLLKPVSLEDALVRMSGLVESPAELAPPRRPTVVADLYRAFKEEGRRLVDITWDQHRLHEARRWSATALVESVCLEQLTEKDRFVVWSAGKAEMTAKPSADRMARLADKECRRWVGKDSVVASIVQALGTWSRYWNEEEAHHETSFTQLAMLAGFEPLSDDAVIEYRKVFPDDDLLRTVTMLAFSESIASVNYGQYMRQVSDPGLKMLFKHVGADEVQHMQYFISFAKALVDSGAYPAKEAFAVAHFFLREEGELYGSAREHVEDRGTHINWWDHLESEAGQAAAAPEALDRKRSLILHSLRRITGVACASAEEVEDTWMDLVGC from the coding sequence ATGGCCACCGTTCGTGAGCACGGGCTCCTCAAACCCGTTTCGCTGGAAGACGCGCTCGTGCGGATGTCGGGGCTGGTGGAGAGCCCCGCGGAGCTGGCCCCGCCCCGGCGCCCCACGGTGGTGGCGGATCTCTACCGGGCGTTCAAGGAGGAGGGCCGGCGGCTGGTGGACATCACCTGGGATCAGCACCGGCTTCACGAGGCGCGCCGCTGGAGCGCCACCGCGCTGGTGGAGTCCGTCTGCCTGGAGCAGCTCACCGAGAAGGACCGGTTCGTGGTCTGGAGCGCCGGGAAGGCGGAGATGACCGCCAAGCCGAGCGCGGACCGCATGGCGCGGCTGGCCGACAAGGAGTGTCGGCGCTGGGTGGGCAAGGACAGCGTGGTGGCCTCCATCGTCCAGGCGCTCGGCACCTGGAGCCGCTACTGGAACGAGGAGGAGGCGCACCACGAGACCAGCTTCACGCAGTTGGCCATGCTCGCGGGCTTCGAGCCGCTCAGTGATGACGCGGTCATCGAGTACCGGAAGGTTTTTCCGGACGATGATCTGCTGCGCACGGTGACGATGCTGGCGTTTTCCGAGAGCATCGCCTCGGTCAATTACGGTCAGTACATGCGCCAGGTCTCGGACCCCGGCCTCAAGATGCTGTTCAAGCACGTGGGGGCCGACGAGGTGCAGCACATGCAGTACTTCATCTCGTTCGCCAAGGCGCTGGTGGACAGTGGGGCCTACCCCGCCAAGGAAGCCTTCGCCGTGGCCCACTTCTTCCTGCGCGAAGAGGGCGAGCTGTACGGCAGCGCGCGTGAGCACGTGGAGGACCGGGGCACGCACATCAACTGGTGGGATCACCTCGAGAGCGAAGCGGGCCAGGCGGCCGCGGCGCCCGAGGCGTTGGATCGCAAGCGTTCGCTCATCCTGCACTCGCTCCGGCGCATTACCGGGGTGGCCTGTGCCTCCGCCGAGGAGGTGGAGGACACCTGGATGGATCTGGTGGGGTGTTGA
- a CDS encoding RlmE family RNA methyltransferase — protein sequence MVGSPPAMGKPYRPKDHYFQKAKQEGLRARSAFKVDEILRRFPVVKKGGVVLDLGAAPGGFLQILADTVGLSGRVIGVDIVAIRPFTQKHVTTAVLDVLADDFDARLRALYEGPLDAVISDMAPKTSGIKATDEARSLRLAGKALEVAVARGRPGSSFVAKLFMGGDFEEFRDQVRASYEEVKVVRPEATRGASMEVYLVGLRLKAAAP from the coding sequence ATGGTAGGGAGCCCTCCTGCCATGGGCAAGCCCTACCGTCCGAAAGACCACTATTTCCAGAAAGCCAAACAAGAAGGGCTCCGCGCGAGGTCCGCCTTCAAAGTCGACGAAATTTTAAGGCGCTTCCCGGTCGTGAAGAAAGGGGGGGTGGTGCTGGACCTTGGAGCCGCGCCCGGAGGCTTCCTTCAGATTCTCGCCGACACCGTGGGCCTGTCCGGACGTGTCATCGGCGTGGACATCGTCGCCATCCGCCCGTTCACGCAGAAGCACGTGACGACGGCGGTGCTGGACGTGCTGGCGGACGACTTCGACGCGCGGCTGAGAGCGTTGTACGAGGGTCCACTCGACGCGGTCATCTCGGACATGGCGCCCAAGACGAGCGGCATCAAGGCGACGGATGAGGCGCGCAGCCTGCGGCTGGCGGGCAAGGCGCTGGAGGTGGCGGTGGCAAGGGGGCGGCCCGGTTCGAGCTTCGTGGCCAAGCTCTTCATGGGGGGGGACTTCGAGGAGTTCCGTGACCAGGTGCGCGCCAGCTACGAGGAGGTGAAGGTGGTCCGGCCCGAGGCCACGCGAGGGGCCAGCATGGAGGTGTACCTGGTGGGCCTGCGCTTGAAGGCCGCCGCGCCCTGA
- a CDS encoding CaiB/BaiF CoA transferase family protein has translation MDTLPLSGLKVLDLSRLLPGPYATLVLADLGATVDKVEEPEGGDYIRQMPPLREGESALFYGLNRNKRSLTLDLKSPAGREALKRLVRGYDVLVESFRPGVMDKLGLGEAVLRAENPRLIYCAISGYGQTGPDRLKAGHDLNYAARAGVLAYGGEAGGAPAFPGVQMGDIGGGSLFALVGILAALHERERTGRGRLVDVSMTDGTLAFLHMHLASRLIMGEQGAPLQRGREALNGGYACYGLYRTQDDRWLAVGALEPKFFSGLCERLGRMDLFADGYDTAEAGARVKAELARLFAEHPLAYWQERFAGTDLCIEPVLEGDEVWKDPQLQARGLFVEADDAQRGRRVTHLLTPLRMGPTPLRPPPGLGQHSREILAEAGFSAEEMLRLKIIIPVVSHDSEDVS, from the coding sequence ATGGACACGCTCCCCCTCTCCGGCCTCAAGGTGTTGGACCTCTCGCGGCTGCTGCCGGGCCCCTATGCCACGCTCGTCCTCGCGGACCTGGGCGCCACCGTGGACAAGGTGGAGGAGCCCGAAGGAGGGGACTACATCCGGCAGATGCCGCCCCTGCGCGAGGGAGAGAGCGCGCTCTTCTACGGGCTCAACCGCAACAAGCGCTCACTGACGCTCGATCTCAAGTCCCCCGCGGGACGCGAGGCGCTCAAGCGGCTGGTGCGCGGCTACGACGTGCTGGTGGAGAGCTTCCGGCCGGGCGTCATGGACAAGCTGGGCCTGGGCGAGGCGGTGCTCCGGGCGGAGAATCCGCGCCTCATCTACTGCGCCATCTCCGGGTACGGCCAGACGGGGCCGGATCGGCTCAAGGCGGGGCACGATCTCAACTACGCGGCGCGCGCCGGGGTGCTCGCGTACGGAGGCGAAGCGGGCGGAGCGCCCGCCTTTCCCGGCGTGCAGATGGGGGACATTGGCGGCGGGAGCCTCTTCGCGCTGGTGGGCATTCTCGCGGCGCTCCACGAGCGCGAGCGCACCGGACGGGGGCGCCTCGTCGATGTCTCCATGACGGATGGGACGCTGGCCTTTCTGCACATGCACCTGGCCTCCCGGCTCATCATGGGAGAGCAGGGGGCGCCCCTTCAGCGCGGGCGAGAGGCGCTCAATGGCGGCTACGCGTGCTACGGCCTCTACCGCACCCAGGACGACCGGTGGCTGGCGGTGGGCGCGCTGGAGCCCAAGTTCTTCTCGGGCCTGTGCGAGCGGCTGGGGCGGATGGACCTCTTCGCGGACGGATACGACACGGCAGAGGCCGGCGCGCGCGTGAAGGCCGAGCTGGCGCGCCTCTTCGCCGAGCACCCCCTGGCCTACTGGCAGGAGCGCTTCGCGGGCACGGACCTGTGCATCGAACCGGTCCTCGAGGGAGATGAGGTATGGAAGGACCCGCAGCTCCAGGCGCGCGGACTCTTCGTGGAGGCCGATGACGCGCAGCGTGGACGCAGAGTGACCCACCTGTTGACCCCCTTGCGGATGGGTCCCACGCCGCTGCGGCCGCCTCCCGGGCTGGGTCAGCACTCGCGGGAGATCCTCGCGGAGGCCGGTTTCAGCGCCGAAGAGATGCTGCGGCTGAAAATCATTATTCCTGTTGTCTCCCATGATTCCGAAGATGTTTCATAA
- a CDS encoding AMP-binding protein gives MSDTLFERLAAANPERGLHLFEDFGSRPSFLAYRAMPERIAASAEHFRAQGIRPGDRILFPFETSEAVILSFFGLMALGAVPFSVKPFILSTPKAAYRDFLSRLSSRHGVSHILDVPSLRSLELSLVRVPLPPAGARLAGALPRVPDEDALAFVQFSSGSTAFPKGVPITWRNLHANLRMIQNQGGLCAQDRCVSWLPLYHDMGLVGGMLACMEGHCDSLLTPPMSFLMDPMGWLEFLSEHRATLAVIPNFAIDYTLKILNGLGPEELQELALSALRTVYLGSEPINIANLERFTALLAPQGLRREAIKPCYGMAEVVLMVSCVGDEGWRTVTGPNGQPAISVGRPLSEFEVRLRTEEGRVSEERELGQIELRSGSLAQAYYADERPLRGEEGFYPTGDLGFMQGGELFITGRLNDRIKINGQSYFSSDFEQAIERLAFIRSGRSAVIQAQGRVVVLAEVSHPEVLEQRAVGQRQVASTILEAMGVTVAPEDVLFIRYGQLPKTSSGKLQRRAITEAYEQGHIRVATPGDLRVDLLKLRARRLVLGSVLEVRQWGERWLQSGVAWLRQGKDRLVAGVWPRPPS, from the coding sequence ATGTCCGATACCCTCTTCGAGCGGCTCGCGGCGGCGAATCCCGAGCGTGGCCTGCATTTGTTCGAGGATTTTGGTTCCCGGCCCTCGTTCCTGGCCTACCGGGCGATGCCGGAGCGGATCGCCGCCAGCGCGGAGCACTTCCGGGCCCAGGGGATCCGGCCCGGGGACCGGATCCTGTTTCCGTTCGAGACCTCCGAGGCCGTCATCCTCTCCTTCTTCGGGCTGATGGCGTTGGGGGCGGTGCCGTTCTCGGTGAAGCCCTTCATTCTCAGCACGCCCAAGGCCGCCTACCGGGACTTCCTGTCGCGCCTGTCCTCGCGCCATGGGGTGAGCCACATCCTGGACGTGCCGAGCCTTCGCTCCTTGGAGCTGTCGCTGGTTCGTGTGCCGCTGCCGCCCGCCGGCGCGCGTCTGGCGGGAGCGCTCCCACGGGTGCCCGACGAGGACGCGCTGGCCTTCGTGCAGTTCTCATCGGGCTCGACGGCTTTTCCGAAAGGGGTGCCCATCACCTGGCGCAACCTCCACGCCAACCTGCGGATGATCCAGAACCAGGGAGGGCTGTGCGCCCAGGACCGGTGCGTGAGCTGGCTGCCGCTGTACCACGACATGGGGTTGGTGGGCGGGATGCTGGCGTGCATGGAGGGCCACTGTGACAGCCTCCTCACCCCGCCCATGAGCTTCCTCATGGATCCGATGGGCTGGCTGGAGTTCTTGTCCGAGCACCGCGCCACCCTGGCCGTCATTCCGAACTTCGCGATCGATTACACGCTGAAGATCCTGAACGGACTCGGGCCCGAGGAATTGCAGGAGTTGGCGCTGTCGGCGCTGCGGACCGTCTACCTGGGCAGCGAGCCCATCAACATCGCCAACCTGGAGCGCTTCACGGCGCTGCTCGCCCCCCAGGGCTTGCGGCGGGAGGCCATCAAACCCTGCTACGGCATGGCCGAGGTGGTGTTGATGGTCTCGTGTGTGGGGGACGAGGGGTGGCGCACGGTCACGGGCCCCAACGGACAACCGGCCATCTCCGTGGGGCGTCCGCTGAGCGAGTTCGAGGTGCGGCTGCGGACCGAGGAGGGCCGCGTGAGTGAGGAGCGCGAGCTGGGCCAGATCGAGCTGCGGAGCGGGAGTCTGGCGCAGGCGTACTATGCGGACGAGCGTCCCCTGCGCGGCGAGGAGGGGTTCTACCCCACGGGAGACCTGGGCTTCATGCAGGGGGGGGAGCTGTTCATCACCGGCCGCCTCAATGATCGGATCAAGATCAACGGCCAGAGCTACTTCTCCAGTGACTTCGAGCAGGCCATCGAGCGCCTGGCGTTCATCCGGTCCGGCAGGTCGGCGGTCATCCAGGCCCAGGGGCGCGTGGTGGTGCTGGCCGAGGTGAGCCACCCGGAGGTGTTGGAACAGAGGGCCGTGGGGCAGCGGCAGGTGGCCTCCACGATTTTGGAGGCGATGGGGGTCACCGTGGCGCCGGAGGATGTGCTGTTCATCCGCTATGGGCAGCTTCCCAAGACGAGCAGCGGCAAGTTGCAGCGCCGGGCCATCACCGAGGCCTATGAGCAGGGGCACATCCGCGTGGCCACCCCGGGGGATCTGCGCGTGGATCTGCTGAAGCTCCGGGCCCGGCGGCTTGTCCTGGGCTCGGTGCTCGAGGTGCGGCAGTGGGGGGAGCGGTGGCTCCAGTCCGGTGTTGCGTGGCTGCGCCAGGGAAAGGACCGCCTCGTCGCGGGGGTGTGGCCCCGTCCGCCGTCCTGA
- the pfp gene encoding diphosphate--fructose-6-phosphate 1-phosphotransferase, whose translation MKKLAIVVAGGPAPGINSVIGAATIRACLSGVEVLGIQDGFKWLSEGDISRVVPLTIADTSRIHFRGGSHIGISRANPTRSPEHLQRTIDAMERLDVGMLITIGGDGTATLAQIISEKTRGKIRVVHVPKTIDNDIDLPHDTSTFGFQTARHVGVDIVKNLMVDAKTTSRWYFVVAQGRKAGHLALSIGKAVGATVTLIPEEFRGKKVPFATVVDILTGSVIKRLAYGRPDGIALLAEGLADCIIPEDLARYTELPRDHMGNLHVADIQLGEVLERGVKERLAGLGLKATLIPKYIGYEVRCADPIPFDMEYTRDLGHCAARYIIQGGTEAVVAIINGQFQPLSFQTMKNPDTGMPRVRLVDVDSDRFQIARGFMLRLKREDFTKSEELARLATVTHLTPEAFRDQFFHLVKDEPEVTPDAGLKLMTQQQ comes from the coding sequence ATGAAGAAGCTCGCCATCGTCGTCGCTGGAGGCCCTGCGCCCGGCATCAACAGTGTCATCGGAGCGGCCACCATCCGGGCCTGTCTCTCGGGGGTGGAGGTGCTCGGCATCCAGGATGGGTTCAAGTGGCTCTCCGAGGGGGACATCTCCCGGGTGGTGCCACTCACCATCGCGGACACCAGCCGCATTCACTTCCGGGGCGGTTCCCACATTGGCATCTCCCGCGCCAACCCCACGCGCTCACCCGAGCACCTTCAGCGGACGATCGACGCGATGGAGCGGCTGGACGTGGGCATGCTCATCACCATTGGAGGGGATGGCACCGCGACGCTGGCGCAAATCATCTCGGAGAAGACGCGGGGGAAGATCCGCGTGGTCCACGTCCCCAAGACGATCGACAACGACATCGATCTGCCCCACGACACGAGCACCTTCGGGTTCCAGACGGCGCGCCACGTGGGCGTGGACATCGTGAAGAACCTCATGGTCGACGCGAAGACCACATCGCGCTGGTACTTCGTCGTCGCCCAGGGCCGGAAGGCGGGCCACCTGGCGCTGTCGATCGGCAAGGCGGTGGGGGCCACCGTCACCCTCATCCCCGAGGAGTTCCGGGGCAAGAAGGTCCCCTTTGCCACCGTGGTCGACATCCTGACGGGCTCGGTCATCAAGCGGCTGGCCTATGGGCGGCCGGATGGCATCGCGCTGCTGGCCGAGGGGCTCGCCGACTGCATCATCCCCGAGGATCTGGCCCGGTACACGGAGCTGCCGAGGGACCACATGGGCAACCTCCACGTGGCGGACATCCAGCTGGGCGAGGTGCTCGAGAGGGGCGTGAAGGAGCGGCTTGCGGGGCTGGGCCTCAAGGCCACGCTCATTCCGAAGTACATCGGCTACGAGGTGCGCTGCGCTGACCCCATCCCCTTCGACATGGAGTACACGCGCGACTTGGGGCACTGCGCGGCCCGCTACATCATCCAGGGGGGCACCGAGGCCGTGGTGGCCATCATCAACGGCCAGTTCCAGCCCCTGTCCTTCCAGACGATGAAGAATCCGGACACGGGGATGCCCCGGGTGCGGCTGGTGGATGTCGACTCGGACCGCTTCCAGATTGCCCGGGGGTTCATGCTCCGCCTCAAGCGCGAGGACTTCACCAAATCCGAAGAGCTGGCCCGCCTGGCCACGGTGACCCACCTGACGCCCGAGGCGTTCCGGGACCAGTTCTTCCACCTGGTGAAGGACGAGCCCGAGGTCACCCCGGATGCGGGCCTGAAGCTGATGACCCAGCAGCAGTAG
- a CDS encoding acyl-CoA thioesterase yields the protein MRFEESVLTLRVRPNDLDSLGHVNNATALEYLEAGRWAWMERNALRKVSQVVALTLRIEVDYRKEISPQEVVVHTRLEFPLEEELKDPEALHYRARFHQQILIDSGTRLAVEARVQAAFVHAESRALCSLQEFLAASRVSSS from the coding sequence GTGCGCTTCGAAGAGTCCGTGCTGACGTTGCGGGTCCGGCCCAATGATCTGGACAGCCTCGGCCATGTGAACAACGCCACCGCCCTGGAGTACCTGGAGGCGGGCCGCTGGGCATGGATGGAGCGCAACGCGCTGCGCAAGGTGTCCCAGGTCGTGGCGCTGACCCTGCGCATCGAAGTGGACTACCGCAAGGAGATCTCCCCGCAGGAGGTGGTGGTCCACACCCGCTTGGAGTTCCCCCTCGAGGAGGAGCTGAAGGACCCGGAGGCGCTTCACTACCGGGCCCGCTTCCACCAGCAGATCCTCATCGACTCCGGGACGCGGCTGGCGGTGGAGGCCCGGGTGCAAGCGGCCTTCGTCCACGCGGAGAGCCGTGCCTTGTGTTCGCTCCAGGAGTTCCTGGCGGCGTCACGTGTCAGTTCTTCTTGA